Proteins encoded by one window of Candidatus Obscuribacterales bacterium:
- a CDS encoding EAL domain-containing protein: protein MTVPFAYAFWSSLWILLSDRVLLGLGATPELLVRVSILKGWLFTLVTSVLLYLLIRRGERSLRDSYALLSSIIEGTTDAIFVKDLQGRYGLINTSGAQRLGKSAAEIIGTDDRDYVSAEDVIQLQATDRAVLSAKMPQQLEESVTMQGQRLTYLTTKYPLFNVQGGVEGVIGISRDITERQQMKQEREALLQELQGRNRELEALNLVTANAISTLDLDALLHVLLDRLVTVMAADLGLIFLVQDDDLVLAAHMGDARTDQYSDFLINREIARIIRATEQLLDIQDLRQDPRFSAYPGNLPQTRHVLGVPLKRQNQFVGVLQVEWHQSHASTEREIRLLEITAERCAMALINAQLFEHTQQLQQRLQLQFDRSPIACIICDRQGRVVDWNPAAIATFGYTKADMVGKALDRVDAGAVDGEIVESDRSLATQILRLDGETSRPMLREAQTQDGRTIFCEWHHTPLRQANGEVIGFLAMVQDVTARLQTEEQLRHYAFYDSLTQLPQRRLLQQRIQVLLDESTATQPKSFAIFHLDLVRFKVLKYSLGHQLAEQLLMAIATRLQTSLPPQGLLSRVGTDEFAILHEAIASLHDAVHFAEQLQRDFSLPFSLGTHTVFVQITLGFVLSCDCDGDSEALLQAADIAMHHARMKSMAGGYAAFDLGMRAQALDRLRLDSEMHRALDRQDFQLYYQPIIQMESGQLIGFEALLRWRHHQEWISPTDFIPLAEETGFIVPLGIWVLRQACTQLQAWHRQFPDRPLLAISVNVSVTQLVQPNFLATVDQVLEETGLPAICLKLEVTETAVMENAAQVSTVLEQLKARHIRLCIDDFGTGYSSLSYLRTFPFDTLKVDRSFVISLEQDPKSLELIRMIRLLARSLHMDMVAEGVETQEQLQQLQSLGCEAAQGYLISRPIPSYQAEQAIALGEWPWPTPL from the coding sequence ATGACTGTCCCGTTTGCCTATGCTTTCTGGAGCAGCCTGTGGATTTTGTTGTCCGATCGCGTTCTACTTGGACTGGGGGCAACGCCGGAGCTATTAGTGCGGGTGAGTATCCTCAAGGGATGGCTATTTACCCTGGTGACCAGCGTGCTGCTCTACCTCTTGATTCGCCGGGGAGAGCGATCGCTGCGGGATAGCTATGCCTTGCTCAGCAGCATCATTGAGGGAACCACAGACGCCATCTTTGTCAAAGACCTCCAAGGCCGTTACGGGTTGATCAACACAAGCGGTGCCCAGCGTTTGGGGAAATCGGCTGCGGAGATTATCGGCACCGATGACCGAGATTATGTGTCTGCAGAAGATGTTATTCAACTGCAGGCTACGGATCGGGCGGTACTCAGTGCCAAAATGCCGCAGCAGCTTGAAGAATCGGTGACAATGCAAGGGCAGAGGCTGACCTATCTAACCACCAAGTATCCCCTTTTTAACGTTCAGGGTGGTGTGGAGGGGGTGATCGGCATTTCGCGGGATATCACCGAGCGGCAGCAGATGAAGCAAGAGCGGGAGGCGCTGCTACAGGAACTGCAAGGGAGGAATCGGGAGCTGGAAGCGCTCAACCTCGTCACAGCTAATGCCATCAGCACGTTGGATCTAGACGCTCTGCTGCATGTTCTTCTCGATCGCTTAGTGACGGTGATGGCGGCTGACCTGGGGCTGATTTTTCTCGTCCAGGATGACGATCTCGTCCTCGCGGCCCACATGGGCGATGCTAGAACCGACCAGTACAGTGACTTTTTGATTAATCGGGAAATTGCTCGCATCATTCGAGCGACGGAGCAACTGCTGGATATTCAAGATTTGCGGCAGGATCCTCGCTTTAGTGCCTATCCTGGCAATCTGCCCCAAACCCGTCATGTGTTGGGGGTGCCCCTGAAGCGGCAAAACCAGTTTGTGGGCGTTCTGCAGGTGGAATGGCATCAATCCCATGCTTCCACGGAGCGGGAGATTCGTTTATTAGAAATCACGGCGGAACGCTGTGCGATGGCGTTGATCAATGCTCAGTTGTTTGAACATACTCAGCAGCTACAGCAGCGTCTCCAGCTTCAGTTTGACCGCAGTCCCATTGCTTGCATCATCTGCGATCGCCAGGGCCGAGTCGTGGACTGGAATCCCGCCGCGATCGCTACCTTTGGCTACACTAAGGCTGATATGGTGGGCAAGGCGCTGGATCGGGTGGATGCGGGGGCGGTGGATGGGGAGATAGTGGAGAGCGATCGCTCCCTAGCTACCCAGATCTTGCGCCTGGATGGTGAAACCTCTAGGCCAATGTTGCGGGAAGCCCAAACCCAAGACGGGCGCACCATTTTCTGCGAATGGCATCATACGCCGCTGCGGCAGGCAAATGGTGAAGTGATTGGCTTCCTAGCCATGGTGCAGGATGTGACGGCACGGCTGCAAACTGAGGAACAACTGCGCCACTATGCCTTTTATGATTCCTTGACTCAACTTCCTCAGCGGCGGTTGTTGCAGCAGCGCATTCAAGTGTTGCTGGATGAGAGTACGGCAACTCAGCCCAAGTCGTTTGCTATTTTTCACCTCGATCTCGTGCGTTTTAAGGTGCTGAAATATAGCCTGGGGCATCAGTTGGCCGAGCAGTTGCTGATGGCGATCGCCACTCGATTGCAGACAAGTCTACCGCCCCAAGGACTTCTCTCTCGGGTGGGCACTGATGAATTCGCCATTCTCCATGAAGCGATCGCCTCGCTCCATGATGCTGTGCACTTTGCCGAGCAACTGCAGCGCGACTTTAGCCTGCCTTTTAGCCTCGGCACCCATACGGTTTTTGTGCAGATTACCCTAGGCTTTGTGCTCAGTTGCGATTGTGACGGTGATTCAGAAGCACTGCTGCAGGCGGCCGATATTGCCATGCACCATGCCCGTATGAAAAGTATGGCCGGAGGCTATGCCGCGTTTGACCTAGGAATGCGCGCCCAGGCTCTCGATCGCCTCCGGTTAGACAGCGAAATGCACCGCGCTCTCGATCGTCAAGACTTTCAGCTCTACTACCAGCCGATTATCCAGATGGAATCCGGGCAGTTGATTGGCTTTGAAGCTCTCCTGCGCTGGCGACATCATCAAGAATGGATCTCGCCAACCGATTTTATTCCGTTGGCAGAAGAAACGGGGTTCATTGTGCCCCTGGGTATCTGGGTGCTGCGGCAGGCCTGCACCCAACTCCAAGCTTGGCACCGGCAATTTCCCGATCGCCCCCTCTTAGCCATCTCGGTGAATGTATCGGTGACGCAGCTTGTGCAGCCCAATTTCCTAGCTACGGTGGATCAAGTGCTGGAGGAAACGGGGCTACCTGCCATCTGCCTGAAGCTGGAGGTGACGGAAACGGCGGTGATGGAAAATGCAGCCCAGGTGAGTACGGTGCTAGAGCAGTTGAAAGCGCGCCACATTCGTCTATGTATCGATGATTTTGGCACAGGCTACTCATCCCTGAGCTACTTGCGCACCTTCCCTTTCGATACCCTCAAAGTCGATCGCTCTTTTGTCATCAGCCTAGAACAGGATCCCAAAAGCCTAGAACTGATTCGCATGATCCGCCTCCTGGCCCGCAGTCTTCATATGGACATGGTGGCAGAGGGCGTAGAAACTCAGGAACAGCTTCAGCAACTCCAGTCTCTTGGGTGTGAGGCCGCTCAAGGCTATTTGATCTCCCGTCCTATTCCTAGTTACCAAGCAGAACAAGCGATCGCCCTTGGAGAATGGCCTTGGCCTACACCCCTTTGA